From Halalkalicoccus subterraneus, one genomic window encodes:
- a CDS encoding LabA-like NYN domain-containing protein, with protein MTVVHPNQRVAVLVDSQNLYHSAHSLYSRNIDYSALLEEAVQGRELTRAIAYVIRADSPEEESFFEALIDIGFETKIKDIKTFGDGSKKADWDVGMSLDAVTLAPHVDTVVLCTGDGDFSRLCSHLRHQGVRVEVMALGPSTADELVEATDSFVDLTDHEERFLL; from the coding sequence ATGACGGTCGTCCACCCGAACCAGCGCGTCGCCGTGCTGGTCGACTCACAGAACCTCTATCACTCCGCCCACAGCCTCTACTCGCGGAACATCGACTACTCGGCGCTCCTCGAAGAGGCGGTCCAGGGCCGCGAACTCACCCGCGCGATCGCTTACGTGATCCGCGCGGACTCGCCCGAGGAGGAGAGCTTCTTTGAGGCGCTGATCGACATCGGTTTCGAGACGAAGATCAAGGACATCAAGACCTTCGGCGACGGCTCGAAGAAGGCCGACTGGGACGTCGGGATGAGCCTCGACGCCGTGACGCTCGCCCCGCACGTCGATACCGTCGTGCTCTGTACCGGTGACGGCGATTTCTCGAGGCTCTGTTCGCACCTCCGCCATCAGGGCGTGCGCGTCGAGGTGATGGCGCTCGGTCCCTCGACGGCCGACGAGCTGGTCGAAGCCACCGACTCCTTCGTCGATCTGACCGACCACGAGGAGAGGTTCCTGCTGTAA
- a CDS encoding 2,3,4,5-tetrahydropyridine-2,6-dicarboxylate N-succinyltransferase, which translates to MTLETEVSALWEQYQRDDVSSETATTDHLDTLDAFLAALESGEARAAEKRSGEWEVNEWVKRGILLNFGLRETHPRTYGDVTYHDVLPLRETADLGERGTRNTPDGTVIRRGAYIGSDAILMSPAFVNVGAFVGSGTLIDSCDTVGSCAQIGDNVKLGANTLIGGVLEPVEDAPVIVEDGVSLGAGCRVTSGFVVGEDSIVGENTLLTPRIPVYDLVEEEVLYGELPPERRAFTRYVESSLGDHDLFEGGAYKPAVVALDVEDGTLDATRREEALRE; encoded by the coding sequence ATGACACTCGAAACCGAGGTCTCGGCCCTGTGGGAGCAGTACCAGCGAGACGACGTCAGTTCCGAGACGGCGACGACCGACCACCTCGACACGCTGGACGCGTTTCTGGCCGCCCTCGAATCGGGCGAGGCCCGCGCCGCCGAGAAACGTTCGGGCGAGTGGGAGGTAAACGAGTGGGTCAAGCGCGGCATTCTGCTGAACTTCGGGCTGCGAGAGACCCATCCCCGGACCTACGGCGACGTGACCTACCACGACGTGCTCCCCCTGCGCGAGACCGCCGACTTGGGCGAGCGCGGCACCCGGAATACACCTGATGGAACGGTGATCCGACGGGGCGCGTATATCGGCAGCGACGCGATCCTGATGAGTCCGGCGTTCGTCAACGTCGGTGCCTTTGTCGGAAGCGGCACGCTGATCGACTCCTGTGATACGGTCGGCTCGTGCGCCCAGATCGGCGATAACGTGAAACTCGGCGCGAACACGCTGATCGGGGGCGTTCTCGAACCCGTCGAGGACGCGCCCGTGATCGTCGAGGACGGTGTTTCCCTCGGTGCCGGCTGTCGGGTCACCAGCGGGTTCGTCGTCGGCGAGGACTCCATCGTCGGCGAGAACACCCTGCTCACCCCGCGGATCCCGGTCTACGACCTCGTCGAGGAGGAGGTCCTCTACGGCGAGCTTCCCCCCGAACGCCGTGCCTTTACCCGGTACGTCGAGTCCTCGCTGGGCGATCACGACCTCTTCGAGGGCGGGGCGTACAAGCCCGCAGTCGTCGCGCTGGACGTCGAGGACGGGACTCTCGATGCGACCCGCCGGGAGGAGGCCCTGCGGGAATGA
- the dapB gene encoding 4-hydroxy-tetrahydrodipicolinate reductase, which yields MKVAVTGATGRMGREVMDAAREADHEVIGVSHSSAGEYAGVDIEPADEFGTLLSEHDPDATIDFTLPDPSVSYVQDCAEAGVPAVVGTTGFSDDQYEELRAASEEVPVLQAANFARGIQGLLSAVREAVAALPGYDVELTETHHNGKRDAPSGTANRVLDAIDDVRGDSPRVHGREGETPREEGEIGVHARRAGDITGEHEVLLAGNHEEVRLTHRAGSRGVFAAGAVEAAEWLAGRSPGWYDFSDTLPDSQS from the coding sequence ATGAAGGTCGCCGTGACCGGTGCCACGGGCCGGATGGGTCGGGAGGTGATGGACGCCGCCCGCGAGGCGGACCACGAGGTCATCGGGGTGAGCCACAGCTCGGCCGGCGAGTACGCCGGCGTGGACATCGAGCCCGCCGACGAGTTCGGAACGTTGCTTTCCGAGCACGACCCCGACGCGACCATCGACTTCACGCTGCCCGACCCGAGCGTTTCCTACGTGCAGGATTGCGCCGAGGCCGGCGTCCCGGCCGTCGTCGGCACGACCGGCTTTTCCGACGACCAGTACGAGGAGCTGCGCGCGGCAAGCGAGGAGGTCCCGGTCCTGCAGGCGGCGAACTTCGCCCGCGGGATACAGGGACTTTTGAGCGCCGTGCGCGAGGCCGTCGCCGCGCTCCCGGGGTACGACGTCGAACTCACGGAAACCCACCACAACGGCAAGCGCGATGCCCCCAGCGGCACAGCGAACCGCGTGCTCGACGCCATCGACGATGTCCGAGGAGACTCGCCGCGAGTCCACGGGCGCGAGGGCGAAACGCCGAGGGAAGAGGGCGAGATCGGCGTCCACGCCCGGCGGGCGGGCGACATCACGGGCGAACACGAGGTGTTGCTCGCGGGCAACCACGAGGAGGTACGTCTCACGCATCGTGCGGGCAGTCGCGGCGTGTTCGCGGCGGGGGCGGTCGAGGCCGCCGAGTGGCTCGCGGGGCGCTCGCCGGGATGGTACGACTTTTCAGACACCCTGCCCGATAGCCAGTCATGA
- the dapF gene encoding diaminopimelate epimerase, which produces MAVAVEKYHGTGNDFLVCEADASVPDWGEFAIAHCDRETGATIGDRRGADGVLVLSIEGERVRMRLYQPDGGTAAMCGNGARCAAQWAARRLGTDEFVIDTPAGERRARVGEDTIAIEMGVPSFAPSDVPLAREEPLIREDVEGWEVTAVNTGVPHAVVFVDEVAEIDLAAMAPSIRHAERFPEGANVNLAAARDGGFDGRTFERGVEGETRSCGTGAVAIAAVAKRLGLTDGEQVRVSPPGGELLVDVPDEGPATLSGPVEFEGRGEVPAP; this is translated from the coding sequence ATGGCTGTAGCCGTCGAGAAGTACCACGGGACGGGCAACGACTTCCTCGTCTGCGAGGCCGACGCCTCGGTTCCTGACTGGGGCGAGTTCGCGATCGCCCACTGCGACCGGGAGACGGGCGCCACGATCGGCGACCGACGAGGTGCCGACGGCGTGTTGGTCCTCTCGATCGAGGGCGAGCGGGTGCGAATGCGCCTCTACCAGCCTGATGGCGGCACCGCGGCGATGTGTGGCAACGGGGCGCGCTGTGCGGCCCAATGGGCAGCGAGACGGCTCGGAACCGACGAGTTCGTCATCGACACGCCCGCGGGCGAGCGCCGGGCCCGCGTGGGCGAGGATACCATCGCAATCGAGATGGGCGTTCCCTCGTTCGCCCCCAGCGACGTCCCGCTCGCGCGCGAGGAGCCGTTGATCCGCGAGGACGTCGAGGGCTGGGAGGTGACGGCCGTGAATACGGGAGTTCCCCACGCCGTCGTCTTCGTCGACGAGGTTGCGGAGATCGACCTCGCGGCGATGGCCCCGTCGATCCGCCACGCCGAACGCTTCCCCGAGGGCGCGAACGTGAACCTCGCCGCCGCACGGGACGGGGGGTTCGACGGGCGGACCTTCGAGCGGGGCGTCGAGGGCGAGACCCGCTCGTGTGGGACCGGCGCGGTCGCCATCGCGGCGGTCGCGAAGCGACTCGGGCTCACGGATGGCGAACAGGTACGAGTCTCGCCGCCGGGCGGCGAACTGCTCGTGGACGTACCCGACGAGGGGCCGGCCACCCTGTCGGGCCCCGTCGAGT
- a CDS encoding PUA domain-containing protein, giving the protein MSQPEDRERLVRIADYQFGHRVGEALFAGDLRIERSKSGRPRQVHAPEGRLVSLGADGRFTLGTEGGRRLLGIGSAPANRVVVGDESEPFVREGKNVFSKFVTEADPEIRPGDEVCVVHESGDLLAVGRVELPAIAMGAFETGVAVTVREGCDD; this is encoded by the coding sequence GTGAGCCAACCGGAGGATCGAGAGCGGCTGGTACGGATCGCTGACTACCAGTTCGGCCATCGGGTCGGCGAGGCGCTCTTTGCTGGGGACCTCCGGATCGAGCGCTCGAAGTCCGGGCGGCCACGGCAGGTCCACGCCCCCGAAGGGCGGCTCGTCTCGCTGGGCGCGGACGGCCGCTTTACCCTGGGAACCGAGGGAGGGCGGCGGCTGCTCGGGATAGGTTCGGCCCCCGCGAACCGCGTCGTCGTCGGCGACGAGTCCGAACCGTTCGTCCGCGAGGGTAAGAACGTCTTCTCGAAGTTCGTCACCGAGGCGGACCCGGAGATCCGCCCGGGCGACGAGGTCTGTGTCGTCCACGAGTCGGGTGACCTGCTCGCGGTCGGGCGCGTGGAACTGCCCGCGATCGCGATGGGGGCGTTCGAGACCGGCGTGGCCGTGACGGTGCGCGAGGGATGTGACGATTGA
- the dapA gene encoding 4-hydroxy-tetrahydrodipicolinate synthase: MTAHDTYSGVFPAMVTPFNDDGSIDFDSLSADAQRLERAGVDGLVPVGSTGESATMTHDEHVQVVETVSGAVENVPVIAGSGSNNTAEALELSERSAEAGADGLLLISPYYNRPEPEGMEHHYRTIADAVDLPQVIYNVPGRTGRNIAVETAASLADHENVVGYKAASGDLARISEVVERTREADFSVLSGDDAMTLPTLSVGGTGTISVVANVEPERTCAMVGAALAGDYERARSLHHELGGLMRTLFAESNPIPVKEAMAMRGHCEPYLRSPLSPASEGVREELEELLSDLESSSAVELEA; the protein is encoded by the coding sequence ATGACAGCACACGACACTTACAGCGGCGTCTTCCCGGCGATGGTGACGCCCTTCAACGACGACGGCAGCATCGACTTCGACTCGCTCAGTGCCGACGCCCAGCGCCTCGAACGCGCGGGCGTCGACGGCCTCGTTCCGGTCGGCTCCACGGGCGAGAGCGCCACCATGACCCACGACGAACACGTTCAGGTCGTCGAAACCGTAAGCGGCGCGGTCGAGAACGTCCCCGTGATCGCCGGCAGCGGGTCGAACAACACCGCCGAGGCCCTGGAGCTCTCCGAGCGCTCGGCGGAAGCGGGCGCCGACGGCCTGCTTCTCATCTCGCCGTACTACAACCGTCCCGAACCCGAAGGAATGGAACACCACTACAGGACGATCGCCGACGCGGTCGACTTGCCACAGGTCATCTACAACGTGCCCGGCCGAACCGGGCGAAACATCGCCGTCGAGACTGCCGCCTCGCTAGCCGACCACGAGAACGTCGTCGGGTACAAGGCCGCAAGCGGCGATCTGGCGCGGATCAGCGAGGTCGTCGAGCGCACCCGCGAGGCGGACTTCAGCGTCCTCTCCGGTGACGACGCGATGACCCTGCCCACGCTGTCGGTCGGCGGGACGGGCACCATCAGCGTCGTCGCGAACGTCGAACCCGAGCGCACCTGTGCGATGGTCGGCGCGGCGCTCGCGGGCGATTACGAGCGCGCCCGCTCGCTGCACCACGAACTCGGGGGGCTGATGCGGACGCTCTTCGCCGAGTCGAACCCCATTCCGGTCAAGGAGGCGATGGCCATGCGCGGCCACTGCGAGCCGTACCTGCGCTCGCCGCTCTCACCGGCCTCCGAGGGGGTTCGCGAGGAGCTGGAGGAGCTGTTGAGCGATCTCGAATCGTCGTCCGCGGTCGAACTCGAAGCATGA
- the lysA gene encoding diaminopimelate decarboxylase — MNPPVRRLEEWDTARLAELAATHGTPLYVQDLERVRENYARMAEAFPEGRVMYAAKANTAAAVLRTLVEVGAGIECASAGEVERALAAGAPPERVQYTAVNPPEGDLDYAVETADEHPELTITAGAADTIDRLAERGFSGRLCLRVNPGVGAGHHEKVSTGANAKFGVPIERAPDLLVEADERGFDVVGIHAHAGSGISGEDLAAHRELVSRMGELARRTDLDLEFVDVGGGFGVPYREGEEPLDLQAVARATREALGEVEATLAVEPGRYLVADAGVLLTRINTVKSAGEELVVGVDAGMTTLARPAIYGAHHAIRSLAEGEGRDTVEATVTGPICESGDVFGEYELPVPVRDDLLAVGNAGAYGYEMASQYNSRPRPATVVVEGERSAVDRRRETVADVRRLDGGAPWL; from the coding sequence ATGAATCCCCCGGTGCGGCGGCTCGAAGAGTGGGACACCGCCCGACTGGCGGAGTTGGCGGCTACCCATGGAACGCCGCTGTACGTTCAGGACCTCGAACGGGTCCGCGAGAACTACGCCCGGATGGCCGAGGCCTTCCCCGAGGGTCGGGTCATGTACGCGGCGAAGGCAAACACCGCCGCCGCGGTGCTGCGGACGCTCGTCGAGGTGGGTGCGGGTATCGAGTGTGCCTCCGCGGGCGAGGTCGAACGCGCGCTCGCGGCGGGAGCACCCCCCGAACGCGTGCAGTACACCGCGGTCAATCCTCCCGAGGGAGACCTCGACTACGCGGTCGAGACCGCCGACGAGCACCCCGAGCTGACGATCACCGCCGGGGCCGCCGATACCATCGACCGGCTCGCCGAGCGGGGCTTTTCGGGTCGTCTCTGTCTCCGGGTCAACCCCGGCGTCGGCGCCGGCCACCACGAGAAGGTCTCGACGGGGGCGAACGCGAAGTTCGGCGTGCCCATCGAGCGCGCGCCCGACCTACTGGTCGAGGCCGACGAGCGGGGCTTCGACGTCGTCGGGATCCACGCCCACGCCGGCAGCGGGATCAGCGGCGAGGACCTGGCGGCCCACCGCGAACTCGTCTCGCGGATGGGCGAACTAGCTCGAAGAACCGACCTCGACCTGGAGTTCGTCGACGTCGGCGGCGGGTTCGGGGTGCCCTACCGCGAGGGGGAGGAGCCCCTCGATCTACAGGCGGTCGCCCGTGCGACCCGGGAGGCGCTCGGGGAGGTCGAGGCCACCCTCGCCGTCGAGCCCGGACGCTACCTCGTCGCGGACGCGGGCGTCCTGCTCACCCGAATCAACACCGTCAAATCCGCCGGCGAGGAGCTGGTCGTCGGCGTCGACGCGGGGATGACGACGCTGGCCCGGCCGGCCATCTACGGTGCTCACCACGCGATCCGGTCGCTGGCCGAGGGCGAGGGCCGCGACACGGTCGAAGCGACCGTGACGGGACCGATCTGCGAGAGCGGCGACGTCTTCGGCGAGTACGAACTGCCCGTTCCCGTCCGGGACGACCTGCTCGCGGTCGGCAACGCGGGGGCATATGGGTATGAAATGGCCAGCCAGTACAACAGCCGTCCGCGGCCCGCGACGGTCGTGGTAGAGGGCGAACGGAGCGCGGTGGACCGCCGCCGCGAGACCGTCGCGGACGTGAGGCGGCTCGACGGAGGGGCGCCATGGCTGTAG
- a CDS encoding nascent polypeptide-associated complex protein, giving the protein MFGGGGGGLDPRKMEQMMKQMGIDTEELDAEEIVIRTGDGEELVFTDAEVTVIQAQGQETYQIVGEPETREAGSGSSSSSDAGEDAAIEDADIPADDIEIVAMRTGASEDDAREALEEADGDLANAVETLEAEPK; this is encoded by the coding sequence ATGTTCGGAGGAGGCGGCGGCGGGCTCGACCCGCGCAAGATGGAACAGATGATGAAACAGATGGGCATCGACACCGAGGAGCTCGACGCCGAGGAGATCGTCATCCGCACCGGCGACGGCGAGGAGCTCGTCTTTACCGACGCCGAGGTCACCGTGATCCAGGCTCAGGGCCAGGAGACCTACCAGATCGTCGGCGAGCCCGAGACCCGCGAGGCCGGGTCGGGATCGAGTTCGAGTTCGGACGCGGGCGAGGACGCCGCGATCGAGGACGCGGACATTCCCGCAGACGACATCGAGATCGTCGCAATGCGAACGGGCGCGAGCGAGGACGACGCCCGCGAAGCCCTGGAGGAGGCCGACGGCGACCTGGCGAACGCGGTCGAGACGCTCGAAGCAGAGCCCAAGTGA